One genomic region from Drosophila subpulchrella strain 33 F10 #4 breed RU33 chromosome 2R, RU_Dsub_v1.1 Primary Assembly, whole genome shotgun sequence encodes:
- the LOC119550535 gene encoding sodium/potassium-transporting ATPase subunit alpha isoform X2, whose protein sequence is MYLPIILYWGMRTTKKEVRRKQCHMRNLRSATTVGLTTVIVTDLVGTMTKRRMRVSEIFVDMGLLAVENLDVNAQGPRFIELIRASVLCNDAVICPGNIGVPKMQKDMYGNILDIALLKFGLMVLPNIDQLRRDHEKVANKHYSSADKVQVSVHRTRDADGQLKLILLMKGHCHVVIGRCSTFAIRDEELPLDDQLQEIILGLADGLLEAGRHVRAFAYKELSNELEFRRFSQVHTNAGVEGGEYKYRDYLAVDTYSLRFLGMIATYNPPRSTIPKAVARCRSAGIKLILVTGRKRNMAKALAMDVGILSAPWDPLLTRYRRLSTTTDIVDMSQYADEKPHRQRWHIEQLLLAQRDLVCAGTSAEQHHWIVEACRRLGAVVSVVGGTLHDTPAMRSGHVAVAKYGCAVMCEASADLILLDSSFATLVSVVGDSRLLFENLKKALAYCLATNTTNILVYSTFFLLHIPLHIHIMDELTIAILVNLLPAMTLIYEPPEEKLMLQMPKVYDDFLLNSRLLFVSHIFVGTIEAAAVFMTYFVFMADKGFLPRTLVGLHIPWHDDMTHDITDSYGQEWRSSPAAGVPGVLPLPDEPHHDAVHQPGVDQDRTCQPAVPWLRQLAAASGGRLFDLPLRGDVPLGHHCLPASGRNQRTRLWPLPVDHLSVRGPTGLPRERPQILPATLPRQLARAGNYVLSGKRLMHTEK, encoded by the exons ATGTATCTGCCCATCATCCTTTACTGGGGCATGAGGACGACGAAAAAGGAAGTGAGGAGGAAGCAGTGCCACATGAGGAACCTTCGGAGTGCCACCACAGTGGGCCTCACCACGGTTATAGTCACCGACTTGGTTGGGACCATGACCAAGCGGCGCATGCGAGTGTCGGAGATCTTTGTGGATATGGGTCTACTTGCCGTCGAGAATCTGGATGTGAATGCTCAGGGACCCCGATTTATCGAGCTGATTCGTGCCTCGGTGCTCTGCAACGATGCGGTCATCTGTCCGGGAAACATCGGGGTGCCCAAGATGCAAAAGGACATGTACGGCAATATCCTGGACATTGCCCTGCTCAAGTTCGGTCTGATGGTCCTGCCGAACATAGATCAGCTGCGCCGCGATCACGAGAAGGTGGCCAACAAACACTACTCCAGTGCGGATAAGGTCCAGGTGTCGGTGCACCGGACTCGCGATGCGGACGGCCAGCTGAAGCTGATCCTGCTGATGAAGGGCCACTGCCACGTGGTGATCGGCCGGTGCTCCACCTTCGCCATTCGCGACGAGGAGCTGCCGCTGGATGACCAGCTGCAGGAGATCATTCTTGGCCTGGCGGATGGGCTGCTGGAGGCGGGTCGCCATGTCCGCGCCTTTGCCTATAAGGAGTTGAGCAATGAGCTGGAGTTCCGGCGCTTCTCCCAGGTGCACACGAATGCAGGAGTGGAGGGTGGGGAGTACAAGTACCGGGACTACCTGGCAGTGGATACCTACTCGCTGAGGTTCCTGGGCATGATTGCCACGTACAATCCGCCGAGGAGCACCATTCCCAAGGCTGTGGCTCGTTGCAGATCGGCGGGCATCAAGTTGATCCTGGTCACTGGGCGCAAACGCAACATGGCCAAGGCTCTGGCCATGGATGTGGGCATCCTTTCGGCGCCGTGGGATCCTCTGCTGACCCGGTACAGACGTCTCTCGACCACCACGGACATAGTGGACATGTCGCAGTATGCCGACGAGAAGCCCCATCGCCAGCGCTGGCACATCGAACAGCTGCTCCTGGCTCAGCGGGATTTGGTTTGTGCCGGGACGAGCGCGGAGCAGCACCACTGGATAGTGGAAGCCTGTCGCCGGCTGGGTGCTGTGGTCTCCGTCGTCGGGGGAACGCTCCATGACACGCCCGCCATGAGGAGCGGCCATGTGGCGGTGGCCAAGTACGGATGTGCGGTCATGTGCGAGGCCAGTGCCGATCTCATCCTGCTGGACAGCTCGTTTGCCACCTTGGTTAGTGTTGTGGGCGATAGTCGGCTGTTGTTCGAGAACCTGAAGAAGGCTCTGGCCTATTGCCTGGCCACCAACACCACCAACATACTGGTGTACTCCACCTTCTTCCTGCTTCACATTCCCCTACACATCCATATCATGGACGAGCTCACAATTGCCATCCTGGTGAACTTG CTACCTGCCATGACCTTAATTTATGAGCCCCCAGAGGAGAAACTGATGCTGCAGATGCCCAAAGTTTACGATGACTTCCTGCTAAATAGTCG ACTACTTTTTGTGTCCCACATCTTTGTGGGCACCATCGAAGCAGCTGCTGTTTTCATGACCTACTTCGTCTTCATGGCTGACAAGGGATTCCTGCCCAGGACATTGGTGGGTCTGCACATCCCGTGGCACGACGACATGACCCACGACATCACCGACTCCTACGGCCAGGAATGG CGAAGCTCGCCAGCAGCTGGAGTGCCAGGTGTCCTCCCTCTGCCTGATGAGCCTCATCACGATGCAGTGCACCAACCTGGTGTTGACCAAGACCGGACGTGCCAACCTGCTGTCCCATGGCTTCGACAACTGGCGGCTGCGTCTGGCGGTCGTCTATTTGATTTGCCTCTGCGTGGTGATGTGCCTCTTGGACATCACTGTTTGCCTGCGTCAGGACGGAACCAACGAACTAGA CTTTGGCCACTTCCTGTGGACCATTTGTCCGTTCGTGGCCCTACTGGTCTTCCTCGAGAGCGCCCGCAGATACTTCCTGCGACTCTTCCCCGACAGTTGGCTCGAGCTGGCAACTATGTATTGAGCGGGAAAAGATTGATGCACACGGAGAAATAG
- the LOC119550535 gene encoding sodium/potassium-transporting ATPase subunit alpha isoform X1, producing MSSKPLTKWGSSNVGFACSHAIKGYGFGVAIACGKNTDVGAMTALSFKERPVSRVERHHKQVAYYTLLIVIILFFLLFITSGFQRGEIVYEVNLSLLVALTPMYLPIILYWGMRTTKKEVRRKQCHMRNLRSATTVGLTTVIVTDLVGTMTKRRMRVSEIFVDMGLLAVENLDVNAQGPRFIELIRASVLCNDAVICPGNIGVPKMQKDMYGNILDIALLKFGLMVLPNIDQLRRDHEKVANKHYSSADKVQVSVHRTRDADGQLKLILLMKGHCHVVIGRCSTFAIRDEELPLDDQLQEIILGLADGLLEAGRHVRAFAYKELSNELEFRRFSQVHTNAGVEGGEYKYRDYLAVDTYSLRFLGMIATYNPPRSTIPKAVARCRSAGIKLILVTGRKRNMAKALAMDVGILSAPWDPLLTRYRRLSTTTDIVDMSQYADEKPHRQRWHIEQLLLAQRDLVCAGTSAEQHHWIVEACRRLGAVVSVVGGTLHDTPAMRSGHVAVAKYGCAVMCEASADLILLDSSFATLVSVVGDSRLLFENLKKALAYCLATNTTNILVYSTFFLLHIPLHIHIMDELTIAILVNLLPAMTLIYEPPEEKLMLQMPKVYDDFLLNSRLLFVSHIFVGTIEAAAVFMTYFVFMADKGFLPRTLVGLHIPWHDDMTHDITDSYGQEWSSEARQQLECQVSSLCLMSLITMQCTNLVLTKTGRANLLSHGFDNWRLRLAVVYLICLCVVMCLLDITVCLRQDGTNELDFGHFLWTICPFVALLVFLESARRYFLRLFPDSWLELATMY from the exons ATGAGTTCCAAACCTTTAACGAAATGGGGTTCCAGCAATGTGGGTTTTGCTTGCAGTCATGCGATCAAGGGCTATGGCTTCGGAGTGGCCATAGCCTGTGGAAAGAATACCGATGTGGGAGCCATGACGGCACTCAGCTTCAAGGAGCGCCCTGTGAGTCGTGTGGAGAGGCATCATAAACAG GTGGCTTACTATACGCTCTTGATAGTCattatcttgtttttcttgCTGTTCATCACTTCCGGATTCCAGCGTGGAGAAATTGTCTACGAAGTCAATCTCTCACTCCTGGTTGCCCTGACACCCATGTATCTGCCCATCATCCTTTACTGGGGCATGAGGACGACGAAAAAGGAAGTGAGGAGGAAGCAGTGCCACATGAGGAACCTTCGGAGTGCCACCACAGTGGGCCTCACCACGGTTATAGTCACCGACTTGGTTGGGACCATGACCAAGCGGCGCATGCGAGTGTCGGAGATCTTTGTGGATATGGGTCTACTTGCCGTCGAGAATCTGGATGTGAATGCTCAGGGACCCCGATTTATCGAGCTGATTCGTGCCTCGGTGCTCTGCAACGATGCGGTCATCTGTCCGGGAAACATCGGGGTGCCCAAGATGCAAAAGGACATGTACGGCAATATCCTGGACATTGCCCTGCTCAAGTTCGGTCTGATGGTCCTGCCGAACATAGATCAGCTGCGCCGCGATCACGAGAAGGTGGCCAACAAACACTACTCCAGTGCGGATAAGGTCCAGGTGTCGGTGCACCGGACTCGCGATGCGGACGGCCAGCTGAAGCTGATCCTGCTGATGAAGGGCCACTGCCACGTGGTGATCGGCCGGTGCTCCACCTTCGCCATTCGCGACGAGGAGCTGCCGCTGGATGACCAGCTGCAGGAGATCATTCTTGGCCTGGCGGATGGGCTGCTGGAGGCGGGTCGCCATGTCCGCGCCTTTGCCTATAAGGAGTTGAGCAATGAGCTGGAGTTCCGGCGCTTCTCCCAGGTGCACACGAATGCAGGAGTGGAGGGTGGGGAGTACAAGTACCGGGACTACCTGGCAGTGGATACCTACTCGCTGAGGTTCCTGGGCATGATTGCCACGTACAATCCGCCGAGGAGCACCATTCCCAAGGCTGTGGCTCGTTGCAGATCGGCGGGCATCAAGTTGATCCTGGTCACTGGGCGCAAACGCAACATGGCCAAGGCTCTGGCCATGGATGTGGGCATCCTTTCGGCGCCGTGGGATCCTCTGCTGACCCGGTACAGACGTCTCTCGACCACCACGGACATAGTGGACATGTCGCAGTATGCCGACGAGAAGCCCCATCGCCAGCGCTGGCACATCGAACAGCTGCTCCTGGCTCAGCGGGATTTGGTTTGTGCCGGGACGAGCGCGGAGCAGCACCACTGGATAGTGGAAGCCTGTCGCCGGCTGGGTGCTGTGGTCTCCGTCGTCGGGGGAACGCTCCATGACACGCCCGCCATGAGGAGCGGCCATGTGGCGGTGGCCAAGTACGGATGTGCGGTCATGTGCGAGGCCAGTGCCGATCTCATCCTGCTGGACAGCTCGTTTGCCACCTTGGTTAGTGTTGTGGGCGATAGTCGGCTGTTGTTCGAGAACCTGAAGAAGGCTCTGGCCTATTGCCTGGCCACCAACACCACCAACATACTGGTGTACTCCACCTTCTTCCTGCTTCACATTCCCCTACACATCCATATCATGGACGAGCTCACAATTGCCATCCTGGTGAACTTG CTACCTGCCATGACCTTAATTTATGAGCCCCCAGAGGAGAAACTGATGCTGCAGATGCCCAAAGTTTACGATGACTTCCTGCTAAATAGTCG ACTACTTTTTGTGTCCCACATCTTTGTGGGCACCATCGAAGCAGCTGCTGTTTTCATGACCTACTTCGTCTTCATGGCTGACAAGGGATTCCTGCCCAGGACATTGGTGGGTCTGCACATCCCGTGGCACGACGACATGACCCACGACATCACCGACTCCTACGGCCAGGAATGG AGCAGCGAAGCTCGCCAGCAGCTGGAGTGCCAGGTGTCCTCCCTCTGCCTGATGAGCCTCATCACGATGCAGTGCACCAACCTGGTGTTGACCAAGACCGGACGTGCCAACCTGCTGTCCCATGGCTTCGACAACTGGCGGCTGCGTCTGGCGGTCGTCTATTTGATTTGCCTCTGCGTGGTGATGTGCCTCTTGGACATCACTGTTTGCCTGCGTCAGGACGGAACCAACGAACTAGA CTTTGGCCACTTCCTGTGGACCATTTGTCCGTTCGTGGCCCTACTGGTCTTCCTCGAGAGCGCCCGCAGATACTTCCTGCGACTCTTCCCCGACAGTTGGCTCGAGCTGGCAACTATGTATTGA
- the LOC119551221 gene encoding RNA-binding protein asd-2, with protein MDPKAGLSALEERSLKGSEKLKMLDITRDKPVKVAVKVAVPVRDHPKFNFVGKLLGPKGNSMKRLQEDTMCKMAVLGRGSMRDRRKEEELRGSGDSRYAHLFEDLHVEISTFAAPAEAHARIAYALAEVRRFLVPDYHDDIRQEQMWEMQALTSTPALGAHSLEDSQSPTINASNQVGGATNSTSSGASGRGLGGGLADMDTSNDDKSDDASGMECLSAVDKLECSSSCASLGISGITTISTTSSEHPHPHPHQHHHAHLHPAHAHGNQQQQQQQVHHHHHQSHQAHFHQLLQQAHGGASAAAAACGEHLSGQATPATAAALHTTAMAVALQHQLTAAGIGGLLKPATGVGATMAGLPTTQAGAAALQLSGDGESSGSTLTLLEPPGSALLHPALRNVKTINIGGGLGRKRPLLGVPRSGMNPTKRTVMSLLARAKNSQALHSVRQPMVTATSFAEPLQMLASPFIIPHQAVDQPILALSKEGLAQGV; from the exons AGAAACTCAAAATGCTGGACATCACCCGCGACAAGCCGGTGAAGGTGGCCGTCAAAGTGGCGGTTCCTGTGCGGGATCACCCCAAG TTCAATTTCGTGGGCAAGCTGCTCGGACCCAAGGGCAACTCGATGAAGCGCCTGCAGGAGGACACCATGTGCAAGATGGCCGTCCTGGGACGCGGATCGATGCGGGACCGGCGGAAGGAGGAGGAGCTGCGGGGCAGTGGGGACAGTCGCTATGCCCATCTCTTCGAGGACCTGCACGTCGAGATCTCGACCTTCGCCGCTCCGGCGGAGGCCCACGCCCGGATCGCCTACGCGCTGGCGGAAGTGCGCCGCTTTCTGGTTCCG GACTACCACGATGACATCCGCCAGGAGCAGATGTGGGAGATGCAGGCGCTGACGTCCACGCCGGCACTGGGCGCCCACTCGCTGGAGGACTCGCAGAGCCCCACCATCAACGCCAGTAATCAGGTGGGGGGCGCCACCAACTCCACCTCCAGCGGGGCCAGTGGGCGGGGCCTGGGCGGCGGACTGGCCGACATGGACACGTCCAACGATGACAAATCGGACGATGCCAGCGGCATGGAGTGCCTGTCGGCAGTCGACAAGCTCGAGTGCTCATCCAGCTGTGCCAGCCTGGGAATCAGCGGAATCACGACCATCAGCACCACCAGCTCCgagcatccgcatccgcatccccaccagcaccaccacgCGCACCTGCACCCAGCGCACGCCCACGGaaaccagcagcagcagcagcagcaggtgcaccaccaccaccaccagagcCACCAGGCGCACTTCCACCAGCTGCTCCAGCAGGCCCACGGCGGAGCCAGTGCAGCAGCGGCTGCCTGCGGGGAGCATCTCTCCGGCCAGGCGACTCCGGCCACGGCGGCGGCAC TGCACACCACAGCCATGGCAGTGGCACTCCAGCATCAGCTGACAGCCGCAGGAATCGGAGGACTCCTGAAGCCCGCCACCGGAGTGGGGGCCACCATGGCCGGGCTGCCCACCACCCAGGCGGGGGCCGCCGCCCTGCAGTTGTCCGGCGACGGGGAGTCATCCGGATCCACGCTCACGCTGCTGGAGCCACCGGGCTCCGCCCTCCTCCACCCCGCTCTGCGCAACGTCAAGACCATCAACATAG GTGGCGGCCTGGGAAGGAAGCGCCCGTTGCTAGGGGTTCCCCGCTCTGGAATGAATCCCACCAAGCGCACGGTGATGAGTCTGCTGGCCAGGGCCAAGAACTCGCAGGCGCTGCACTCGGTCCGCCAGCCCATGGTGACGGCCACCAGTTTCGCTGA ACCCTTGCAGATGCTGGCCTCGCCGTTCATTATTCCGCACCAGGCGGTGGACCAGCCCATCCTGGCGCTGTCGAAGGAGGGACTCGCCCAGGGCGTCTAA
- the LOC119550536 gene encoding sodium/potassium-transporting ATPase subunit alpha-A, whose amino-acid sequence MVLWLKKISKCGSGKCCRSRQKKKEAEAVPQTENELWLEYYGPYLHIWPFHELCARLETNVSQGLTSEAAAKKLARNGKNVLPLPLKQDVSFWKFIKNCFSVLGIVILLSSIACFAIYYIFEINSTIQGQVDPEFLVAGIILLVLFFLAGIVLYLQEDNHEEMVVAFDELMPMYCTVVRDGEKEVILTQDVVVGDIVPLSYGQRLPADLRFFSCSGLELNNVALTGHSKPVQITSLANEGRQRYSRVEYIKDV is encoded by the exons ATGGTGCTTTGGCTGAAAAAGATCTCGAAATGTGGGAGTGGGAAGTGTTGTCGCAGCCGGCAGAAGAAAAAGGAGGCGGAGGCAGTGCCCCAGACGGAGAATGAATTGTGGTTGGAGTACTACGGCCCGTATCTGCACATCTGGCCATTTCACGAGCTCTGCGCCCGATTGGAGACGAATGTCTCCCAG GGTCTGACCTCTGAGGCGGCGGCGAAAAAGCTGGCCCGGAACGGGAAGAACGTTCTACCACTTCCCCTCAAACAGGATGTGAGCTTTTGGAAGTTCATAAAGAACTGCTTCAGCGTCTTGGGCATTGTGATACTCCTGAGTTCCATCGCCTGTTTTGCCATATACTACATATTTGAAATTAACTCGACCATCCAAGGCCAAGTGGATCCAGAGTTTCTGGTGGCTGGCATCATTTTGCTCGTTTTGTTCTTTCTCGCAGGCATTGTGCTCTATCTGCAAGAAGATAACCATGAGGAAATGGTCGTGGCTTTCGATGAGCTGATGCCCATGTATTGCACAGTGGTAAGGGATGGCGAAAAGGAGGTTATCCTCACCCAGGATGTGGTAGTCGGCGACATCGTGCCCCTCAGCTATGGTCAGCGGCTTCCTGCCGATCTGAGGTTTTTCAGCTGCTCGGGTCTGGAGCTCAACAACGTGGCGCTGACAGGACACTCGAAGCCCGTGCAAATCACTTCTCTGGCGAATGAGGGACGCCAGAGGTACTCCCGAGTTGAGTACATAAAGGATGTCTAG